One Dictyostelium discoideum AX4 chromosome 3 chromosome, whole genome shotgun sequence genomic region harbors:
- a CDS encoding heat shock protein Hsp20 domain-containing protein has protein sequence MSINWLTHPFEELSNLKHSLDETLKNWTEPAPTAATSMDWGWKPRMDVCENKDYYKIILELPSFNKDEIEVQVNGRFLSIKGQKIEHTTDEWKYHRRERYSGGEFHRAVALPEGIDGSSIQAKFQSGVLLLLIPKTGGKTSQHISLFGREEHGNKRNVIDLEEKERKRRMEESDPMLGRRWGTGRSLFSGSKLNNQNDTMYRKPSASDLRLVKQMETKERERRIRDTKGETEKKKNALKVSRYIKSLGMNPRSTLRRGGREMEKIIHLEERERQARIRDKGRMRQQQALAKKVSNLIKHSGGAARLRHTGFNYSTITKGYNTNKTKFDRFGKENDSFGGFNINKSFTNQFKGFGKNSGGKSINITTGGFKAPSQFNKFTHNLEEKERQRRLNDKKGQNDAKRLAAEISHMIGNAHF, from the exons ATGAGCATTAATTGGTTAACTCACCCATTTGAAGAATTAagtaatttaaaacattCTTTGGatgaaactttaaaaaattggaCTGAACCAGCACCAACTGCTGCAACATCAATGGATTGGGGTTGGAAGCCAAGAATGGATGTTTGTGAAAACAAGGATTATTACAAAATCATCTTGGAATTACCATCGTTCAACAAGGATGAAATTGAAGTCCAAGTAAATGGTCGTTTCTTATCCATCAAAGGTCAAAAAATTGAACATACCACTGATGAATGGAAATATCATAGAAGAGAAAGATATTCTGGTGGTGAATTCCATCGTGCAGTTGCACTTCCAGaag GTATTGATGGTTCATCAATTCAAGCAAAATTCCAAAGTggagttttattattattaattccaAAGACTGGAGGTAAAACTAGTCAAcatatttcattatttggtCGTGAAGAACATGGTAATAAAAGAAATGTAATTGATTTAGaagagaaagaaagaaaaagaagaatggAAGAATCAGATCCAATGTTAGGTCGTCGTTGGGGTACTGGTCGTTCATTGTTTAGTGGTTCAAAATTgaataatcaaaatgataCCATGTATCGTAAACCAAGTGCATCTGATTTAAGATTAGTTAAACAGATGGAAACTAAAGAACGTGAAAGAAGAATTAGAGATACCAAAGGTGAAACtgaaaagaagaagaacgCACTCAAAGTCAGTCGTTACATTAAATCACTTGGTATGAATCCAAGATCAACCTTGAGAAGAGGTGGTCGTGAAATGGAAAAGATTATTCATCTTGAAGAACGTGAACGTCAAGCAAGAATCAGAGACAAAGGTAGAATGagacaacaacaagctcTCGCTAAAAAAGTTTccaatttaattaaacacTCTGGTGGAGCTGCTAGACTTCGTCATACCGGTTTCAACTATTCTACCATTACTAAAGGTTACAATACCAACAAGACCAAATTTGATCGTTTCGGTAAAGAAAATGACTCCTTTGGTGGTTTCAACATTAACAAATCATTCACCAACCAATTCAAAGGATTTGGAAAGAATAGTGGTGGTAAATCAATAAACATTACCACTGGTGGTTTCAAAGCTCCATCtcaattcaacaaattcactCACAACTTGGAAGAAAAAGAACGTCAAAGAagattaaatgataaaaaaggTCAAAATGATGCTAAACGTTTAGCTGCTGAAATCTCTCATATGATTGGTAATgctcatttttaa
- the grp94 gene encoding heat shock protein Hsp90 family protein — protein sequence MKSITKIFLILGLFAFLLVAFAPSSSVATVNLESDGYTEAEAKLIEEKGEKFTFQTEVNKLMNIIINSLYSKKEIFLRELISNASDALDKIRFLALTNADLLGEGEQSNLDIHIKIDKANNVLHITDRGVGMTKDELVRNLGTIAQSGTKEFIKKVSDSAESSNLIGQFGVGFYSLFLVADSVVVTSKSNDDDQYVWTSDSQSSYTIAKDPKGNTLGRGTRISLHIKDDSKEFLDQEVIKQLVKKYSQFINFPIYLYVSEEVEIPKEEQEDSKPITDDQVEETTTTTEEGEEETTTEEEGQTEEKKTKTVYKWEELNDSKPLWMKAAKDVTKEEYTEFFRSLSKTQDTPITYSHFKTEGDTEFRSILYIPENPPSNMFDLEAAGSGLKLFVRRVFITDNLKELVPNWLRFLVGVIDSDDLPLNVSREMLQQNKILDAIKKKVIGKFISMIKELSEDEDKTKYNEFFKKFGSSMKLGAIEDQANKKRLTKYLLFPSSKEELTTFAGYVERMKEGQDQIYFITGKSKDSVEASPLIEQAIKKGYEVLFLVDPIDEYLVPQLDKFDDKYKFTNLARSGVKFNEDKEEEDQRKQTAEEFKPLLSYLKKTLSDKLEKVVISKVLADSPSILVSNSWGVTANQERIMKAQAHQANAQPQFNSKKIMEINPSHPLIKKLLNRLNEFGEEDETTKVSAHVLYETSALTAGYSIDNPTNFADFIYKLMMINGDSLAQTNFETTKNENSGPSVSFGDDDENQQQDFQQPPQSTHDEL from the exons atgaaaagtattacaaaaatatttttaattcttggTTTATTTGCATTCCTTTTAGTTGCATTCGCTCCAAGTTCAAGTGTTGCCACTGTTAACCTTGAAAGTGATGGATACACAGAAGCTGAAgcaaaattaattgaagaaaAGGGTGAAAAATTCACTTTCCAAACTGAAGTcaataaattaatgaatattatcattaattccTTATAttctaaaaaagaaatctttttaagagaattaatttcaaatgcaTCAGAt gCATTAGataaaattagatttttaGCATTAACAAATGCAGATTTATTAGGTGAAGGTGAACAATCAAACTTAGATattcatattaaaattgataaagcTAATAATGTTCTCCATATTACTGATAGAGGTGTTGGTATGACTAAAGATGAATTAGTTAGAAATTTAGGTACTATTGCCCAATCAGGAACTAAAGAATTCATAAAGAAAGTTAGTGATTCAGCAGAATCATCCAATTTAATTGGTCAATTTGGTGTTGGTTtctattcattatttttagttgcCGATTCTGTTGTTGTAACCTCAAAgagtaatgatgatgatcaaTACGTTTGGACATCAGATTCACAATCATCATACACCATTGCCAAAGATCCAAAAGGTAATACACTTGGTAGAGGTACTCGTATTAGTCTTCACATTAAAGATGACTCTAAAGAATTCTTAGATCAAGAAGTTATTAAACAACTCGTAAAGAAGTACTCacaattcattaatttcccaatttatttatacgTTTCTGAAGAAGTTGAAATTCCaaaagaagaacaagaagatTCAAAACCAATCACCGATGATCAAGTTGAAgaaactaccaccaccacagaAGAAGGTGAAGAAGAGACTACAACCGAAGAAGAAGGACAAACTGAAGAAAAGAAAACTAAAACCGTTTATAAATGGgaagaattaaatgattcaaaacCATTATGGATGAAAGCAGCAAAAGATGTTACCAAAGAAGAATACACTGAATTCTTTAGATCATTAAGTAAAACTCAAGATACACCAATCACTTATTCACATTTTAAGACTGAAGGTGATACTGAATTCCGTTCAATTCTTTACATTCCAGAGAATCCACCATCAAATATGTTTGATTTAGAAGCTGCCGGTAGTGgtcttaaattatttgtacgTCGTGTTTTCATCACTGATAACCTTAAGGAATTGGTTCCAAATTGGTTAAGATTTTTAGTTGGTGTTATTGATTCCGATGATTTACCATTGAATGTTTCTCGTGAAATGTTACAACAAAATAAGATTTTAGATGCCATTAAAAAGAAGGTCATTGGTAAATTCATTTCAATGATTAAAGAGTTATctgaagatgaagataaaACCAAATACAATGAATTCTTTAAGAAATTCGGTTCTTCAATGAAATTAGGTGCCATCGAAGATCAAGCCAATAAAAAACGTTTAACTAAATACCTCTTATTCCCATCAAGTAAGGAAGAGTTAACCACTTTTGCTGGTTATGTAGAACGTATGAAAGAGGGTCAAGATCAAATTTACTTTATCACTGGTAAATCAAAGGATTCCGTAGAAGCTTCACCACTCATTGAACAAGCCATTAAAAAAGGTTATGAAGTTTTATTCTTAGTCGATCCAATCGATGAGTATTTAGTACCACAATTGGATAAATTTGACGATAAATACAAATTCACTAATCTTGCACGTAGTGGTGTTAAATTCAATGAAGACAAAGAGGAAGAGGATCAACGTAAACAAACCGCCGAAGAATTCAAACCACTCCTTTCTTACCTCAAAAAGACTCTCTCTGATAAATTGGAAAAAGTCGTCATTTCAAAGGTTTTAGCTGATTCACCAAGTATTTTAGTCTCAAATTCTTGGGGTGTCACTGCCAATCAAGAACGTATCATGAAAGCTCAAGCTCATCAAGCAAACGCTCAACCACAATTCAATTCAAAGAAAATCATGGAAATTAATCCTTCCCATCCACTCATTAAAAAACTCTTGAATAGATTGAATGAATTtggtgaagaagatgaaacTACCAAAGTTAGCGCTCATGTTTTATATGAAACTTCTGCTCTTACCGCTGGTTATTCCATTGATAATCCAACAAACTTTGCCGATTTCATTTAcaaattaatgatgattaATGGTGATAGTTTAGCTCAAACTAATTTCGAAACCactaaaaatgaaaattctgGTCCATCAGTTtcatttggtgatgatgatgaaaatcaacaacaagatttccaacaaccaccacaatcaACCCATGACgaactttaa
- the vps55 gene encoding vacuolar protein sorting 55 family protein: MGHDIKGFSCAFAVGLLFNILACIVSHSGYPIIVVASYFLAPFPNILCRNRDSFSSEKGTFEDIGLFLTGLFITSGFAIPMILAHSDIISGKALAFSMAGGVTVYATIITFLWFFNRHNDEDNNW, from the exons ATGGGACATGATATTAAAg GTTTTTCTTGCGCATTTGCagttggtttattatttaatattttagcATGTATAGTTTCTCACTCTGGTTATCCAATTATAGTTG ttgcaTCATATTTTCTTGCTCCGTTCCCAAATATATTATGTAGAAATAGAGATAGTTTTTCAAGTGAAAAAGg AACATTTGAAGATATTGGGTTATTTTTAACAGGTCTATTTATTACATCTGGATTTGCAATTCCAATGATTTTAGCCCATTCAGATATT aTTTCAGGAAAAGCACTTGCATTTTCAATGGCAGGCGGTGTTACAGTTTATGCAACAATTATTACATTCCTTTGGTTCTTTAATAGACATAATGATGAAGACAataattggtaa
- a CDS encoding C2 calcium-dependent membrane targeting domain-containing protein produces MSTTTPPISPRPNFSRLTTLMIEGLQAKNITDKDTFIKFSVDGKKFRTKVHKKTQNPSWSDKFTVTTTETVDLVLFQIYSQNIIGNDIRVGSIKIPIVSPNSIITTPSPIIITDIKPNGVSDDQNITNTPTSTPTIATTPTPTSTIASTPTPTTVISDVTSPSVPTSPPPPSSTSTSTSTNEQTLTSAQISSSPSISNNMNNITNNNNNNNNNNGNRNSIMVNSNSIDGIASMNSNSITSESTSVFEIFTIDCWTPVDRDIKPSSNSPQILSELRVKIMVKIRDIYFDTDTNTNSAQSIDDSSSSGIIGGGGTNSNSNSNSNSNSNSNSNSNSNSNSNSNNSNNVNSNNINGVQAPPKDYKPEPVNPKEMSFIGKGGSQILKLKKKITSRIDKTTSSSSSSSSSSSKNQNQTQNQNNVNGTNNNNNNNNNNNNNNNNNNNNNNNNNSNSCNITPSNSDHNNIAGNQSEPTTPPLHSQSISSQSSTVTTAPPSPITQNNIATTTTTTTTTTTTTTASIAGSPNVQTTNTTNSTGNNSGSSFLITNNKDSIAIEKARKEQERKIIEEQLAKEQESERIEKEKAMAREKLRQLEQEEIHKKIEAERREARKREKEEKKKLEREKKYVPDRPIDYFFVCGLSSTKNLDPLDQLNEQQFHNSHRGTSGNTTTTILPLPLEKSYKGELLDYYPHKEEKDLIKEGILPKHIWMYCFPRGINFKTEQPQPSFFPFVLTNETGQRFYASCLTFYEQINDSIYQELHKETLDSKNFNNLILNNNNNLNNSNLNNNNNNSNNNNEQNNDVKEKDIESLIRDSTISEANVTAISPTISSSSSNSSPTIGNSQTTTIPTAAVTTTTSSSSSSSSPQDSNSNTTNVTNTTTTTTNTTNNNNSTNSSTTITTTIIDDFPIKLYAPKCICVLSHFPFFSSFRVALNEIYHRVFHNPSPIPIERYIFNLVSEIQLPRPGKNPVTFSLGGLNQCLLKQPDPCLLPEPDISYRMLFLSLDIRNVLSLIKCLLLEEKILIISSQYTLLTYICEIITTLIHPLVYTHIYVPVLPEVLVDIAGSTPFPFIMGIHRSYADRILSKEDLLNELVIVDLDNNSINIPTSTKDIQLPEKETQILINQLKKVVQFEILSSDLPNFNPNTLSSIKTSNNNNNNNSNDSISNKRSSTTTTSTTTSNSSSRNSTTNSQPIPPLPTISSNPDQHIRFSFLQYFCNLLHDYRKYYKYLRVFPQPVPIFNNEEYIKSKAVASRPFISMFIKTQAFIYFLEQHSWPTKNLFDYLVHSKRYQKLTIDELQQQYQSQIPLALGLIDPFSVNIIQSSNPSSIKSSHYSSYQSVSYPSQHNSTLKEYSKFPSPLKLDLFGSITSSPSSTSSTSTSLTSSSTSLLNQDQLKPLYDIYNNNNNNNIELSNNNNNNNNNNNNNNNNNNNNNNNNNNNNNNNLSIISSSLQQFSFNEDQHKSFVILIEKFLDKIFSDQVPIDDIQQILDVLQFDYGRHIFGKLLLNHHKQNYVGSNVSQMSLHSGGGGGSSNSNTKSGGSRSGSIGSSVNHSKTKLSDLIFNCLVDIIRFTLRECNTQLDFISSQLFLESIFIYHRIFKGQNEYLHEKLQTNIDLWQNQKFWEKLFYDHIEAKCKNLYGIGNSMLIEMVEWSIKNDDTKKELIKQEEDMAFSLLSNQTFKMITLGSTPDLVRRFVNRMCASVNLDSDTMLQVVSNMSRARELSDLDSTVNNGINSTKLQDNNNNNELVHRKHIMREKEDSYQLITKIGSGGKDSKNNKVGNEIFQNLFDEKGHVSLNKIMNIKSTWEESKSSKKKDSTKNNNFSIKEISESRGDYVVKLFTGHSEGVLCSTISQRENNLLITGSADSTLKVWDVTTTKCINTLSDHSGWVTTCEIMGSDGSKLLSGSYDKTIKYWDLQKGQKIKSFRGHKGSITCLVNQDSNIFVSGSNDNNINVWDSRSHKPAITLFGHQQAVMCLVVNDQYRVISGSNDSNIRVWDIRTSTSTNVLSGHSDWIKCLEVDSTDTLISGSCDGRVKVWSLDNGECIKTLQSHSGSVNSILVYGKVDTDGTTAPKKFLTASSDSTLKVWDSNYGESYHCLEGHTDEVVNLSKFINNFVVSASFDGTVKLWDVDNGKCKRTLYNHSNRISSLTTYDSSIVTTSWDKNAKIIQFNLDFRGR; encoded by the exons ATGTccacaacaacaccaccaatatCTCCAAGACCAAATTTTTCGAGGTTAACAACATTAATGATTGAGG GGCTTCAAGCAAAGAATATAACAGATAAAGAtacatttataaaattctCTGTAGATGGGAAAAAGTTTAGAACAAAAGTGCATAAAAAAACTCAAAATCCTTCCTGGAGTGATAAATTTACAGt aaCAACTACAGAAACAGTAGATCTtgttttatttcaaatttatagtCAAAATATAATTGGTAATGATATACGAGTTGGTTCAATAAAAATACCAATTGtatcaccaaattcaataataaccacaccatcaccaataataattacagaTATAAAGCCAAATGGTGTTAGTGATGATCAAAATATAACAAAtacaccaacatcaacaccaacaatagcaactacaccaacaccaacatcaacaatagcctcaacaccaacaccaacaacggTAATATCAGATGTAACATCACCATCAGTACCTAcgtcaccaccaccaccatcatcaacatcaacatcaacatcaacgaATGAACAAACATTAACAAGTGCTCAAATATCATCGTCACCTTCAATTtctaataatatgaataatattacaaataataataataataataataataataatggtaatagaaATAGCATAATGGTgaatagtaatagtattgATGGTATAGCATCAAtgaattcaaattcaataacaTCGGAATCAACATCagtatttgaaatatttacaattgattGTTGGACACCTGTAGATAGAGATATAAAaccatcatcaaattcaccTCAAATCCTTTCAGAATTACGtgtaaaaataatggttAAAATTAgggatatttattttgatactgatacaaatacaaatagtgctcaatcaattgatgataGTAGCAGTAGTGGTATAATAGGTGGAGGTGGaactaatagtaatagtaatagtaatagtaatagtaatagtaatagtaatagtaatagtaatagtaatagtaatagtaatagtaataatagcaacAATGTAAACAGcaataatataaatggtGTACAAGCACCACCAAAAGATTATAAACCAGAACCTGTAAATCCAAAAGAAATGTCTTTTATTGGTAAGGGTGGTagtcaaattttaaaattaaaaaagaaaataactTCAAGAATAGATaaaacaacatcatcatcatcatcatcatcatcatcgtcatcaaaaaatcaaaatcaaactcaaaatcaaaataatgtaaatggtaccaataataataataataataataataataataataataataataataataataataataataataacaataataatagtaatagttgTAATATTACACCAAGTAATAGTgatcataataatatagcGGGTAATCAATCAgaaccaacaacaccaccactacattcacaatcaatttcatcacaATCATCAACAGTAACAACAGCACCACCATCACCTATAACACAAAATAATATAGCAACAACTacaacgacaacaacaacaacaacaacaacaactacagcATCAATAGCAGGTTCACCAAATGTACAAACAACCAATACAACAAATTCTACAGGAAATAATTCAggttcatcatttttaataactaataataaagattcaATAGCAATTGAAAAAGCAAGAAAAGAACaagaaagaaaaataatagagGAACAATTAGCAAAAGAACAAGAATCGGaaagaattgaaaaagagaaaGCTATGGCACGTGAAAAATTAAGACAATTGGAACAAGAGGAAATTCATAAAAAGATTGAAGCTGAAAGAAGGGAGGCACGTAAAAGAGAGAaagaagagaaaaagaaattagaaagAGAGAAAAAGTATGTACCAGATAGACCGATTGATTATTTCTTTGTTTGTGGTTTATCATCAACTAAAAATCTTGACCCATTGGATCAATTGAATGAACAACAATTTCATAATAGTCATAGAGGTACATCGGGTAATACTACAACCACAATtctaccattaccattggAGAAATCTTATAAAGGTGAACTTTTAGATTACTACCCTCacaaagaagaaaaagatttaattaaagaaggTATTCTACCAAAACATATTTGGATGTATTGTTTTCCACGtggtattaattttaaaactgaacaaccacaaccatcaTTCTTTCCTTTTGTTTTAACAAATGAAACTGGTCAACGTTTTTATGCCTCTTGTTTAACTTTTTATGAACaaattaatgattcaatttaTCAAGAATTACATAAAGAAACTTTAGattctaaaaattttaataatttaattttaaataataataataatttaaataatagtaatttaaataataataataataatagtaataataataatgaacaaaataatgatgttaaagaaaaagatattgaGTCATTAATAAGAGATTCAACAATTTCTGAAGCAAATGTAACTGCAATTTCACCAAcaatttcttcatcttcttcaaatTCCTCACCAACTATTGGAAATTCTCAAACAACTACAATTCCAACAGCAGcagtaacaacaacaacatcttcttcttcttcttcttcttcgcCACAAGATTCTAATTCAAATACTACTAATGTAACCAatacaactactactacaactaatacaacaaataataataattcaacaaattcttcaacaacaataacaacaacaataattgatgattttccaattaaattatatgcACCAAAATGTATTTGTGTTTTATCacattttccattttttagTTCATTTAGAGTTGCATTGAATGAAATTTATCATAGAGTATTTCATAATCCATCACCAATTCCAATTGAAAGATATATATTCAATTTAGTTAGTGAAATTCAATTACCAAGACCAGGAAAGAATCCAGTTACCTTTAGTTTGGGTGGATTAAATCAATGTTTATTGAAGCAACCAGATCCATGTTTATTACCAGAACCTGACATCTCCTATAGAATGTTATTCCTTAGTTTGGATATTAGAAATGTACTTTCATTGATAAAGTGTTTATTATTGGaagaaaagattttaatcatttcatCACAGTATACTCTTTTAACTTATATTTGCGAAATCATTACAACATTAATTCATCCATTAGTGTATACTCATATCTATGTACCTGTATTACCAGAGGTTTTAGTTGACATTGCGGGTAGTACACCGTTCCCATTCATAATGGGCATTCATAGATCATATGCTGATCGTATCCTTTCAAAAGAAGATCTATTAAACGAATTGGTAATAGTCGATTtagataataattcaatcaatATTCCAACCTCTACAAAAGATATTCAATTACCTGAAAAAGAAACTCAAATActaattaatcaattaaaaaaagttgtacaatttgaaattttatcatcagatttaccaaattttaatccaaatacattatcatcaattaaaacaagtaataataataataataataactcaaatgattcaattagtaataaaagatcttcaacaacaacaacttcaacaacaacttcaaattcttcatcacgtaattcaacaacaaatagtcaaccaataccaccattaccaacAATATCATCAAATCCTGATCAACATATtagattttcatttttacaatatttttgtaatttattacaTGATTAtagaaaatattataaatatttaagagTTTTCCCTCAACCTGtaccaatttttaataatgaagaatatattaaatcaaaagcTGTTGCGTCAAGACCATTCATTTCAATGTTTATTAAAACTCAAGCATTCATTTACTTTTTAGAACAACATAGTTGGCCAACAAAGAATTTATTCGATTATCTTGTGCATTCAAAAAgatatcaaaaattaaccaTCGAtgaattacaacaacaatatcaatcaCAAATACCTCTAGCATTGGGTTTAATTGATCCATTCAGTGTAAATATAATTCAATCTTCAAATCCATCCTCAATTAAATCTTCACATTATAGTAGTTATCAATCAGTTTCATATCCATCACAACATAATTCAACATTAAAAGAATATTCAAAATTCCcatcacctttaaaattggatttaTTTGGTTCAATAACTTCTTCACCTTCTTCAACTtcttcaacttcaacttcaTTAACTTCTTCATCaacttcattattaaatcaagatCAATTAAAACCACTTTatgatatttataataataataataataataatattgaattatcaaataataataataataataataataataataataataataataataataataataataataataataataataataataataataataataatttatcaattatttcatCAAGTTTACaacaattttcatttaatgaaGATCAACATAAatcatttgtaattttaattgaaaaatttttagaTAAGATTTTTAGTGATCAAGTGCCAATTGATGATATTCAACAAATTTTAGATGTATTACAATTTGATTATGGTAGACATatttttggtaaattattattaaatcatcataAACAAAATTATGTTGGTTCAAATGTTTCACAAATGAGTTTacatagtggtggtggtggtggtagtagtaattcaaatacaaaaagtggtggtagtagaaGTGGTAGTATTGGTAGTAGTGTAAATCATAGTAAAACTAAATTAtcagatttaatatttaattgtttagtTGATATAATTAGATTTACATTAAGAGAATGTAATACACAATTAGATTTTATATCatcacaattatttttagaatcaatttttatttatcatagaatttttaaaggacaaaatgaatatttacaTGAAAAGTTACAAACAAATATTGACCTTTGGCAAAACCAAAAGTTTTgggaaaaattattttatgatCATATTGAAGCAAAATGTAAAAACCTTTATGGTATTGGTAATTCAATGTTAATAGAAATGGTAGAATGGTCAATAAAGAATGATGATACTAAAAaggaattaataaaacaagaagaagatatggcattttcattattatcaaatcaaacttttaaaatgattacaTTGGGTTCAACCCCCGATTTAGTACGTAGATTTGTAAATAGAATGTGTGCTTCAGTTAATTTGGATTCTGATACAATGTTACAAGTGGTTTCAAATATGTCAAGAGCTAGAGAATTATCAGATCTTGATAGTACAGTTAACAATGGTATCAATTCAACCAAACttcaagataataataataataatgaattggtTCATCGTAAACATATAATGAGAGAAAAAGAGGATTCCTATCAATTGATTACAAAGATTGGTAGTGGCGGTAAAGATTCTAAAAACAACAAGGTTGGCAAtgaaatatttcaaaatctaTTCGATGAAAAGGGTCATGTTTCATTGAATAAAATTatgaatattaaatcaacttGGGAGGAGAGTAAGTCAagtaaaaagaaagattcaaccaaaaataataatttctcaattaaagaaatctcTGAAAGTAGAGGTGATTATGTGGTGAAGTTGTTCACTGGTCATTCTGAAGGTGTTTTATGTTCAACCATTTCTCAGCGTGAAAATAATCTATTGATTACGGGTTCAGCCGATTCGACATTAAAAGTTTGGGATGTAACAACTACAAAATGTATCAACACTTTATCGGATCATAGTGGTTGGGTTACAACTTGTGAGATTATGGGTTCCGATGGCTCCAAATTGTTAAGTGGTTCATATGATAAAACCATCAAATATTGGGATTTACAAAAAggtcaaaaaattaaatcatttagaGGTCATAAAGGTTCAATCACTTGTTTGGTCAATCAAGATTCAAATATATTCGTATCGGGCtccaatgataataatatcaatgtTTGGGATAGTCGTAGTCATAAACCTGCAATCACATTGTTTGGTCATCAACAAGCTGTAATGTGTTTGGTGGTTAATGATCAATATCGTGTAATCTCTGGctcaaatgattcaaatattaGAGTTTGGGATATCCGTACCAGTACCAGTACAAATGTTTTATCGGGTCATAGTGATTGGATTAAATGTTTAGAAGTTGACTCTACCGATACTTTAATTAGTGGCTCGTGTGATGGTAGAGTTAAAGTTTGGTCATTGGATAATGGTGAATGTATTAAAACTCTTCAATCTCATAGTGGTAGTGTAAATTCAATCTTGGTCTATGGTAAAGTTGATACCGATGGTACAACTGCTCCAAAGAAATTCTTAACTGCAAGCTCCGATTCAACTCTAAAAGTTTGGGATTCAAACTATGGTGAATCCTATCATTGTTTAGAAGGTCACACTGATGAAGTTGTCAATCTttccaaatttatcaataatttcGTGGTTTCTGCTTCCTTTGATGGTACCGTTAAATTATGGGATGTTGATAATGGAAAATGTAAAAGAACACTTTATAATCATTCAAATCGTATATCTTCTTTAACAACTTATGATTCTTCAATTGTAACTACTTCTTGGGATAAAAATGctaaaattattcaattcaATTTAGATTTTAGAggtagataa